GCCAGCCGGGCACGGCCAGGCAGCGGCTCATCAGGCGCATGTTCGGCCAGAGTTCTCCCAGGGTCACCCATCCACCTTATCCGGTGCGACGCCGACGGGCCGGTGTCGCACCCCTGTGCCTAGGATGACACCATGGCCTCGACGCTGACTCCACGCGACATCCCGCGTCTCCGGCTCCTCAGCCACGGGCTGCTGCCGGCGCCGGAAGGGTTCCCCCGTCCCGCTTTCCACGCCGCCGAGGACGTGGTGGGCTGGATGACCGCCGTGCAAGGGCAGGACTGGTACTCGGTCCCGTGGTCGATCGGCGCGCGGTGGACCGGCGGCGCGACGACGGCGGCGCAGGCTTCCGGGGCCTCCGCGGCTGCGGTGCGACAAGCCTTCACCGACGGCAGGATCGTGCGCTCGTGGCCCATGCGCGGCACCCTGCACACGCTCCTTCCGCAAGACCTTCCCCTGTTCCATGCCCTGACCTCGGAACGCCTCCTGAAGTCGATGGCCTCCCGGCACCGGAACCTGAGCATCGTCCCGGAGGACTGGGAGAAGGCCCGCACCGTGGTCCGTGCGACCCTGCGCGGCGGCGGCCGGGCCACACGGGCTGAGCTGTTCACGGCTCTCGAAGAGGCCGGACAGGGCACCAAGGCTCAGCGCGGAGCCCACCTGCTCCTCGTCCTGTCCATCACCGGGACCCTCGTTCAGGGGCCTGCGGACGGCAAGGAGCATCTCTTCGTCCTGCAGGACGAGTGGATCACCTCGCCGCGCGAGCTGTCCGTCGACGACGCCCTCGATGACCTGCTGGAACGCTACGTCCGCAGCCACGGCCCCGCGACCATCCGCGACTTCGCCTGGTGGACCGGCCTGCCTCTCGGCCCGTGCCGGGAAGCGCAGCTCCGGCTCGGCGACCGGGTGCGCGAGTACGAGGGCGGCTGGCTGCTGGATGAGGAGACTGCCGCGTGGCTGGACGCCCGTGACGGCGAGCCGCTGCCGGGCGCGAGGTCGTTCCACCTCCTGGCCGGCTTCGACGAGTACATCCTCGGGTACACGGACCGCAGTCCCGTCCTCGCGCGCGAACACTTCGACCTGATCGTGCCCGGCGGCAACGGCATGTTCAAGCGCACCATGATGAGTGGAGGCGTGACGGACGGGACGTGGTCCACGGACTCGCGCGGCGCCGTCGTGCTCGAACCGTTCGACGCGGACGGAGCCCGATCGCACCGTTCGAGCGCGGCCCGAGTGGCCGCCTATCAGCGATTCATGGGCACTCAGCGCGTGTAGGTGTTGTCTTTGCCGGTGTCCGAGCCGGGAAGCTTGATGC
This portion of the Arthrobacter woluwensis genome encodes:
- a CDS encoding winged helix DNA-binding domain-containing protein; translated protein: MASTLTPRDIPRLRLLSHGLLPAPEGFPRPAFHAAEDVVGWMTAVQGQDWYSVPWSIGARWTGGATTAAQASGASAAAVRQAFTDGRIVRSWPMRGTLHTLLPQDLPLFHALTSERLLKSMASRHRNLSIVPEDWEKARTVVRATLRGGGRATRAELFTALEEAGQGTKAQRGAHLLLVLSITGTLVQGPADGKEHLFVLQDEWITSPRELSVDDALDDLLERYVRSHGPATIRDFAWWTGLPLGPCREAQLRLGDRVREYEGGWLLDEETAAWLDARDGEPLPGARSFHLLAGFDEYILGYTDRSPVLAREHFDLIVPGGNGMFKRTMMSGGVTDGTWSTDSRGAVVLEPFDADGARSHRSSAARVAAYQRFMGTQRV